One window of the Populus nigra chromosome 4, ddPopNigr1.1, whole genome shotgun sequence genome contains the following:
- the LOC133690697 gene encoding UPF0496 protein At1g20180-like: MMWAKFRASKNRKDGKEFSDACKSLNVNEEYLSALRTQSFADFFTKAQSLVNGPSFPTHCHRKFSEILLEPGQESIPVILESALLSKVPELKGLMLNYFDVSAEASNICSQLLKNINQIQSSYVFIQRVLNSIDDCSPEKVKLIVSELNSFIIQSNPFSTPNKHDFKLINDRYLLVLNRLKSKRNKVARKMKLIACIHKATGICIAAACSLIAITTIVLAAHTLTALVMGPAIFSLPIKHFKKQLTSFKFLRSGFLRKVGQQLDVAAKGTYLLNRDFDTISSLVSRLHDEVEHDKAMIQFCLERIEDKYSLQAIKELKKSDIGFRKLLEELEEHLYLCLLTINRARALVIEEITASSIEHLK; encoded by the coding sequence CAATCCTTTGCTGATTTTTTCACCAAGGCTCAATCACTTGTAAACGGGCCATCTTTTCCAACTCACTGCCATCGCAAATTTTCTGAAATTCTCCTGGAACCAGGTCAAGAATCTATACCTGTAATTCTCGAATCAGCTCTTCTTTCAAAAGTACCTGAACTCAAAGGGCTTATGCTCAATTACTTTGACGTCAGTGCTGAGGCTTCAAATATATGCAGCCAACTGctaaaaaacataaaccaaaTCCAATCTAGTTACGTGTTCATTCAAAGAGTGCTAAATAGTATCGACGATTGCTCGCCTGAGAAAGTGAAATTGATTGTCTCGGAGCTGAACTCATTCATTATCCAAAGCAATCCGTTTTCAACCCCTAACAAGCATGACTTCAAGTTAATTAACGACAGGTACTTATTGGTTTTAAACCGCCTAAAATCCAAAAGAAACAAGGTGGCTAGGAAGATGAAGCTCATTGCATGTATCCATAAGGCTACAGGAATTTGCATAGCTGCAGCTTGTAGCTTAATTGCAATCACGACTATTGTTCTAGCAGCACATACTCTTACTGCACTGGTTATGGGCCCAGCCATTTTCAGCCTCCCAATAAAGCACTTCAAGAAACAGCTCACGAGTTTCAAGTTTCTGAGAAGTGGATTCCTGAGGAAAGTTGGGCAGCAACTTGATGTGGCAGCCAAGGGAACTTACTTATTGAATAGGGATTTTGACACAATAAGCAGCCTTGTATCTAGGCTTCACGATGAAGTTGAGCACGACAAGGCAATGATACAGTTCTGTTTGGAGAGAATAGAGGATAAGTATTCTTTACAAGCGATAAAGGAGCTGAAGAAGAGTGATATTGGGTTTAGGAAGCTGTTAGAGGAGCTTGAAGAGCATTTGTATCTCTGCCTGCTAACGATTAATCGAGCAAGAGCATTAGTGATCGAGGAAATCACAGCATCTAGCATTGAACATTTGAAGTAG